Below is a window of Nicotiana tabacum cultivar K326 chromosome 19, ASM71507v2, whole genome shotgun sequence DNA.
ttgagaaaaatacacttataaacactttttaaaagcttggttaaACACTAATTGCTATATTTTCAAATTGGTTAGcctattaaattatttttcaccaaaaatacttttttttgaaaaacttttctgaaaagtatttttgagaaaaataattttcaaaataagttgattttaaaAGTTTCACCAAACATGCTATAAAACAGACTGAGTTTTTTGGTTATTAGAGAAGCAACTTTTGGTTCCGTTTTGAAAAAAATTGTGACAAGTTCTAAAAAGGAAAATTTATCTTTCCTTGtgtaaaaaaggaaaattcacTCCCTTTTGCAAAAGGACTCGTAgttaacaaaaaaaagaaagaaagtattCAGTATAAATAGTTCATATAGCAGGGCTCGTGCAAGTATTACGAGGTTGTTGAGGTTTGAGTAAAAAGATGATGAGAATGAATTGTTACATCCCTTTTGTACTCAACAAAGCCAAAGACATGTCTCATGAGAAAAAAGTTGTTAAGTTGCATTCTCTAGCCAATGGTCTTACTTATAATTCTAAACTTTGGGATTCAGTTAATCTTGAGCACCCTTCAACTTTTGATACACTAGCATTAGAACCAACACTAAAGAAATCCATAATTGAGGATCTTGATAGGTTTTTAAAAAGGAAAGATTTTTATAGGAGAGTAGGAAAAGCTTGGAAAAGAGGATACTTATTGTATGGACCACCAGGGACAGGGAAATCAAGTTTGATTGCAGCAATTGCTAACTATCTAAAATTTGACGTTTATGATTTAGAGTTTTCTAACATAAGGAGCGATGCAGATTTGAGAAGGTTGTTGATCAGCACCAAAAATAGGGCTATACTTGTTATTGAAGACATTGATTGTAGCGTTGATTTGCCAGATAGAACTAAAAATCGCCCAGAATATGGTCAAGATAGGCTTACACTTGGTGGATTGCTAAATTTCATAGACGGGCTATGGTCGAGTATTGGAGATGAGAGGGTTATTATATTTACAAGGAGAAACTTGATCCAGCTCTGTTGCGACCTGGACGAATGGACATGCATATTCATATGTTTTACTTGACAATTGAAAGTTTTAAGGTGTTGGCAGCTAATTATTTGGAAATTTATGATTTGAATAATTATGGATATTTTCAAGAAATACAAGAGTTGATTGAAAGTGTTCAAGTTACCCCTGCTGAGGTTGCTGAGGAACTTATGAAGAGTGAAGATGCTGATGTTTGTCTTGCAGGTCTTGTCAATTTTCTCAAGAGTAAAAGGATCAGTAATACTGAAGAGGAGATAAATGATGATGCTACAAAAAAGGAGTAAATCTTTGAGTATAACATAATTCAATTGACCAAACGTTATTGTGTCTCTTTTACGTAAGtagatttttttttgttgctttatttattgttgttcaaAGTTTGTTTTGTTAATTAACTTTCGTATGACACTTTGGTTATTTCAATTCCAATATTATATTAGTCATAAAAGATTTtgtcttttaaaataaaataaaattacgatGAAAATTGCATTTTAAATATTCATTATGTCCCAATTTATATGGCACTTTTTGTTTATCGAAAGTCAGTTTGACTAATCTTTGAAGCCAAATTGAATTagaataatttaatattttaaagttaaaattagATATTCAAAAACTATATAAAAAGTATTATAATCTACGATTCTTCTCATATTAATATGATGAAAAtataacttttaaaatattaGTCAAAGTTCATATAGTTTGAATCTCGGGGAGCAAAAAGTACTACATAAATGGGACATAAGCATTACCAATTACCACACGAGTATACGGGTAATCCAACCTCCCAATCaatattgatgaaattttgataGTTAGGACGAGAGAATTTGGATAATTAGGAATCAACACATATATAAGCGGATTTAGAGCTAGTTCGGTAGATTCAGCTGAAATCACGTTCCCCGTTGGAAGTGCAGATACATATGCAAAAAAATTAGTGACGTATCCGCATATCACAAAATCACACACAATATTCTAGATCACTAAATTCTCAATTCTGAATTCGCCTATGATTCCAacatcatttcttttaatatgGATTAGCTGCTTGAATCCTCCTTTCTCTTCTCTTTTGCAGAAACCTCTGTAGGGATTTTCTTAGGGACAGCCCATAAGGGCTATGCAATTGAAACTGCAGAGACGGTGCTCTCAAATTTGACGCACtcatattatatttttcttccatttctcgTCTTGCATGCCATAAGATGGCTAAGGCCTATACTTCAGAGAATCCAATAACAAATCGAATTAAGCATCTGAACAAATTTAGAATTACTAATATAAACAAAATTAGAAAGcaagatatatatatatgcgcgATATATTCTCTTCAAACTTTATTTCATCAGTAGAAGAAGTCAACTTTTTATAAGAATTACGTCTCAATTCCAAACAATTTTAGtttcttaaattaataaaatactaattaatgaCTAATAAAAAGGACAGCggggtgcactaagctcccgctatatgcggggtccggggaagagTCTGACCATAAGGGTCTATCGTACACaaccttaccctacatttctacAAGAGGTTGTTTCTACGGCTCGAGCATGTGGCCTCctagtcacatgacaacaactttaccaattGCGCCAAAGCTCCCCTTCAAAATATTAATGACTAATAAAGATCAAAAATAGCTTGCCTGAAGTTCAGATGTATGACATTCCCCATCTTGTGCGTTGTAGAAAATTGTGGTCTGCTTTCTTGTGGACGAACATGCCCTATATTAACAAATATATCGTCATGCATGGAAACATCTGTATGTGGAACCAAAATTCATTTGTCTAAGATATTAGGTGTTCTACCAGTGAACTACCACCGAATATTTTCATGTAAATGATGATGAGAAAGCAATATCATTTACTTAAAAAATTATGTTTTATAACATATCATAAGTTCTCttaatatatatttgaaaaaagtATATAATGAAGAACTTGTTTGAAAAGAATATAGAGCACAATCTTGTCTTTCATtctattaatttttaattaattataaatttgGGGATTAGAAAAAGGTAAAGGAGAATTAAGGGGAACAGTGATAATTGAACTCACACCTAGTGATAACACCCGTCGGTAAACTATAAGCTTGGTACTTTTGACTATATAATTATGTATATGTCAGTATCTTAAGATGGAAATATGGAATTATGAGACTTACACAGAATGATCGCTACTGCGGAactctgaagaagaagaagacaataGAGGGAAAAGTTGAAGGCCAATTCTGTGCTTCATCTTTATGCCTATTGTTTTCCTTTCTACTTTTTCAATTCTTGTGTCTTCATTGCCtataaattgaagaagaaattaaaaccTTTTTCTAAATTAAAGGTTTACAATGTGGGGGAATTGCTTAGCTTATGGTGGTGGATGGCCGCAATTACTTGCACCGAAAAACAAGTAGAGCTAGAAAGACTAGGGAATATGATCTCAAAAGCTATTTATATATGTGGAAAATCCAACAAAAACATCATATTGGGGTTGCTACAAGCTAAGTAATGAGCAAATTAAACACTCTGTATGTCATCTAGCCATGTGGAACATGTTGTTCACAATTCACATGCCTAATTTCCCCTACCACCTCACCTATTCTCCCACGTGTTGATATAAAACTAGGTTTGTTGTAAATTTATTGCGTAAAATTTAATGGCACGTCTTATGTTTTGTCTCTGTTTTTAAAAAGCTTTACATACATAGTTTCtatcttttcttcatatttgttTGCTACTCCTTCTATTTCTTCCGGATCCCTTTGAATAGGCATgaaaagtttaattcatacacattttatttgaatatCACGAAAATATTTTGGGTCAAGAAATAAACACATAGTAGTAGTTATTTACAAACAAAAAGTATGCTACCCAAACAGATAATTACGTTATAGTTGTGATTTTTTTCAACATAAATTAACTTGTACAAATCCGAATTAACCTAAATTTACTCTCATGATTTCACAACATTTCTCTTTCCGGACTAATATGTGAAAATTGGAATTTGATAAGAACCTCTTAATTTGTAATCCCGACAAATTTGTCTTTAGCTTTAACATTTACACTATTTATCTTAAAACAATCGTTAGTTTCCTATCAACGTTGATAAAGAATGATTCTTTTCCAAAAATAAATGGTTTGTACttagttgtttttttattttccatAAATGGAAAATTGTTCCTAATTAGTTTATCTTTATTCCCTTTTAAGATATAAAATTCTTCCCGACTTATGGATTAGCTTGCCAAAAACAACACATTTTATACAAGTTCTTAACTTTATGTATAAAGGAAATTATAAATTTGAAAAAGGATTGGGTATTTCATCACATGAGTCATTTCCCACTTGCACATTAAAGTTTTTCGAATAAGCTTGAGTTGTCATGTTTCAACTTCTCTCGAAACACTCTCCTATTATGGAAAGTTAGTTGTTTGAAGCACCAAAAATTTACAAGTTTGTTAGGGCTTTCAGTTGCAAAGAAAAGAACCAATTATATTAGTTCTCTTTCATTTTGATGTTGACAAAAGCACCTTCGATATTTATCTAACTTAAATAATCTAATCTTTCTAATTGGAACTACTTTTATGACCATCTTTCTTAAATATCTCCACTTTGACAGCATGATATTTGAATTTCAGATAGTTGTACGTAATTCTAGTGCCATCCTTGCTTGAGCCAAAGAAGAATGCTTATTAAATCTGTCACGATCCGAGCTCATAACATGTATTGTCTGTTTTGGGTCTAGACCGACACTAGTTTATCTCGAGGGCTACACTACATCGAGCCCCAAAAGCGCACGTACTCATGTAGCCTTATAAAGCTCTTCATTTTTCTCTCCTATTCCGATGTAGGATTTGCCTACAATGACTTGTATACCCCTTCTTTAGAATCTTGCCAACCTAGAAGTTTGTCAGTCTTGCTTGCTCTCATCGGTCCGCCCTCCGTCATGGGCGTCACAAAATTGGACCTTTTTATTTCATACGTCGCGAGAAAATGAGAGGGTGCTTCCCTAATTAGATCTAAGACGATTGAAATTGTTCACTTGCGAGAGTTCAAGTTGATTAAGTTTAAAACAATATCATGGTAACCTTCATTTTTCTTATGCTAAATATTGAGAATGAAAAGTCTTATTAGAATTAAGTAACCAAAACAAATGTAAAACTTTTGGAAATCGTTAGGTTATACTttaccaaaataaaattttaatccTACCAAAATTTATAGTGAGGGAACTTATTTAATTAGAATTTAAGTTatacacattattattattattattattattgtatagTATAAAAATTCCGTCACTATCAATGTGAGTTTTTAGCCTATCATAGCAAGtcggttaattttttttttcaagttacCTATTAACATATATTTTTAACCCTCTGAGTATACAAAACTTAAATTTATTGTTCAATGGTTGataattgggaaaagtgtcaaATATATCCCTCTACTTTCGGATATTGTCTATATTTAACCTCCGTCATactgatgtaacgacccggccggtcgtttcgagagttatagtcctgtttcccccatttctgctttcttttgtgctttttagctatattatgatataccgggttagttggttcgggtccggagtggtttcggagtggattgagacacttagtctctaaagtagaagcttaagttagaaaagtcaactggatattgacttatgtgtaaataatctcgaaattaaattttgatggttccattagcttcgttaggtaattttggacttaggagcgtgtccggaatatgatttggaggtccgtagtggaattagacttgaattggcaaaagttggaaatttggcaatttcggtcGACAGTGAAaaatttaatatcggggtcggaatagattttcggaagttggagtaggttcgtgatgtcatttgtgacgtgtgtgtaaaatttaaggtcattcgggcgtggtttggatggtttcggcatcggttgtcgaatttggaagtttagaagtttttaggcttgaatccgagggtaatttggtgttttgatgttattttgagtgatttgaaggctcaactaagtttgtatgtagatatatgacttgttggtatggttgGTTAAGGTATCGAGGGGCTCGGGGTGATTcagggtggttaacggattgtttaaagttggaaaatgcagttgaATCTGCTGCTActagtatttccgcacctgcggagggggagCCGCAAGTGCGAGGTCGCAGGCGTGCATGGGAGTTCGCAGGTCTGGATGGAGTTGAAGTAGGTTGGGTCCGCAGGTGCGCAGgggaggtcgcatctgcgggtccgcagatgcggataagtgcccgcagaagcggaaatgaggATGTCAGTCAGCGTCCGCAAGTGCGAGGTCTTTTCCGCACATgcgtggtcgcaaatgcgaatatggagcgcaggtgcgaagttgGGGAAATTAAtaattttccgcaggtgcggagtttcTTGCGCAGATGCGGCACCGCAGGTACGCATATTTGGTCACAGGTGCGAAAGCCCTaggcagaaagtataaaaagaACACTTCACGAATTTTGGTTTATTTCCActattttcaagtcggtttttggagctttttgagtgATTTTGAAGAGATATTcagggggttttcattgaggtaagttgcttgagctctaataCTCTTATCTATGGTAATTTTTCGttgtttaattatttaattagtagaaattagcggtgaaaatgaggggttagggcttggaattttggagagattaatttaagaatttaatggaccaaatgatgtcggattttgataaatttcatacgtatggactcgtgagtgaatgagcattcgggttttgtaacttttgtcagattttgagatgtgggcccaggagGGAGTGAGTGAATATCGAGATTTGGCCTATAAATTGGTattttcttgtgggattcattcctttagctcatattgattgtattttattgcttgtggctagattagggtcatttggaggccgattcgagaagAAAGAGCATTTTGGAGTATGAGTTCTAcactgttgaggtaagtaacagttttaaatctggtcttgagggtatgaaacccggagTTTGGTATAATATAACTATTTGGAGGTGGCACCTATgcaggtgacgggcgtatggatGTAGGccgtgagggattgagacttagTCCGTCCCCAGAGACTGTGAAGCCTAATAAcctttatttgtgtttatatgcattcaTGTTTACTAGAACTTGATTGtgttcatgttagaaatcatgtttaagcTATATTCCTGGTCATGGTAGTTATACTCAGTCATAGTGattcttgtacatgtttacctcaatctatgttatttgttttccctgatgatatactgtaacactttgatttgggatgttttccctttctttattgagagttgtgagactagagaggttcatgactgagtaaggctgaagGCCTGGTCGTGAGGTATTGTTttatggcacgtgaattgtccgtgcggatccttatatttatactatggcacgtaagttgtccgtgcagcacgtaagttatccgtgcggatccagatatgatattatagcacgtgagttgtccgtgcagcacgtgagttgtccgtgcggattagcgcttgggttgtaggagcccctcatgagtctgaacacccatagtgagcgcaggtacctattgagagtgtgcattgagggctgagagccgagagtgtgagctgttgagatgggttgagtgactgatgccttgagaggttgtacttgcttttatttattgttgcactttgttgttatttgttattgttgtgaaatttctggaagattcatatctgttttacatgagcgcgaactgatttgacttataccacatgatttgaaagcatgttcactctttagtgaaaacttttaaaatgaacTGTACAGTATAGTTCGTCACTGCCTCTcaattacttatttatttttgttacttgctgagttggttatactcatgctacaccctgcacttcatgtgtagatccaggtatgtTTGATCACGGAGGTTGTTGAGTTCAGGTCTATTTGAGTttcggagactgcaaggtagctgccagTGTCCGCAGTACCTTGTTACTCCTTCCatattttgtttcattttgtaTTGATATTTAGACATTGACTGTAAATAGTTTTAAATACTTAAactctcatgactagtgacaccccaatgtttgAGACTGGTTTCCGCATTTTGATTATATATTGAGTTTAGCTTTAATTTTATGAAAAAATCCCGATATGGAAAGCTTtactttacttttatatttagtttggaagtatttttggggaaggtcggcttgcctagtaccaccgataggcgccatcacgacgggttagattttgggtcgtgacaactatccGACCAAATTTATCCCTACCGTTATACTATCCAGTCAAATTTACCCCTACCAttagcaaacttttaaaaattacccctaAGTCCTACAGGTGACCCAGAATCTcccaaataattttaattaagtcACTTATTATTCTTCTTGATCCATTATGTTCAGAAATTACTATTTATGTGAATGCTAAGGGTACTAGATTATACATATTATTCATGGATATTTTTAAGGGAAaaaggccaaatatacccctctactttcataTATTGTCTACATTTAACCTTCATTATACTATCGGGCTAAATTTTCCCCTACCGTTATACTATCAGGCCAAATTTACCCTTACCGTTATATtatcgggccaaatttacccATATAAttagcaaacttttaaaaatatccCTTGATCTattaagtaatccaaaatctcctaaatttcttttatttaaatcacttgttgttcttcttgatccactatttttgaaataattggcATTTACATGCTTTctgaattagaaaaaaatattaaataatacaacccaataaataaagtatagtaaattaaaaaaatcaaaattaggtagcttttctaaattttaaaagtatttagAACATCCAAATTTTAATGAATTCGCTGCACCAAATGTATGgagactttgcaagtattagtgattgAAATTGAAGTTCCTCGGAGACTTTACATTGTCTaattcaactttgctttaattAAATGCCTACACATTTtgcactcttaagttagtcgatcgaactctatactaaccaggcaatgacaaaatatatttgaatatacatatacatacatgaTGATCAACTGcatataatacacaataaatagaCCCACTAAATTCTATGGTGTGTATaagattaaaaaataaataaaattttaaactaattttatttattacaaaAAGATAAATGGGTGCATtggtaataaaaaaaattataaataatttatatagtctagtaactttagcattcacattaatagtaatttttgaaattaaaatagtggaccaagaagaacaacaagtaatttaaataaaaggaatttggaagattttggattacttaacagatcaaggggtatttttaaaagtttgctgattGCAGGAGTAAATTTTGCCCGATAGTATAACGACAAGGGTAAATTTGACTcgatagtataacggaggttaAATGCAGACAATATATGAAAGTGGAGGGGTATATTTGGCTCTTTTCCCTATTTTTAATTACGGATGCCCTACTTCTCTTCTTGTGATAATGATTTTGAAATtagtgtttttttttaatttttcaataaTATACACATCGTAGAATTTAGTGGgtctatatattatatattatatgcagatgatcatcatgtatgtacatgtatattcgaatatattttgttattgtttggttAGTATAGAGTTCGATCGACTAATTTAAAAGTGCATAATGCGTAGGTATTTGATTAAAGCAAAGTTAAATTTGATAATGTATAGTCTCCAAGGAACTTCACCTTCTATCACAAATACTTGCAAAGTCTTCATACCATTGTTGCAGCTAATTTGTTAAAGTTGGGATGTTGTAAATACTTTTGGAATTTCGACaagctacctaatttagattcttcaatttactatactttgtttactaaccattgtattattttaatatttctttctcttatttttttctaattaaaaaaaatgtgtaaatatcaattatttcaaaaatagtggatcaaaaaaaagaataagcgacttaattaaaataatttgatGAGATTTTAGGTCACCTAACGGATtgaggggtaatttttaaaagtttgctgatggtaggggtaaatttggccggATAGTATAAcagtaggggtaaatttggccggATAGTATAATGGTAGGGATAAATTTAGCCGAATAATATAACACAGGTTAAATATAGACAATATTCAAAAATAGAGAGGTATATTTGGCTTTTTTTCACGTTGATAATTGCAACAAATGCACGTGGAAGCATGTGATGGCATATCATGTGGTACGTGCTTTCACTTTTAACGAGCGAGGAAATTGAAGTGACAAAGACCATGTGCTAAGAGAAACAAAACTTATCAAACTTTTGAGATGTCAACTACTCTTTTATCCCCATCTTTAATTTCCTTTTAAAAACAACCATGcaaagaacatcaaatttttGATAGGATATGTGGAGTTTCCTTTTTTAGCATTGAGATATTTGGAGAGCACTTTAAACATGTTATATAGTTAGCTCTTGACTTCTTGGATGCCGACTTTCTATTCTGCAATTTTGAGACATTGTGTTAGTAACATTTTTCAACATTATCGATCAAGCTTAGGGCCATATTTTGCAGAAAGTTAGTATATTTAAAGATAAAGCATGATAAATATATCTTATGGCTTAATTAAATAGTATAGTTTAAACCTATTTGTAATTGTAATTTTTGGAGTGACTTCTGGCGAGATGTAATATTTATAGCTATTTGAAGAACTCAACAAATAATTAAACTTCAGATGTCGGCCTTCTATAATAGTTTCTGGTTTATGATGAGTACAcgcatttgattttttttttttttggagttcatggaaattaatttggatatttctaacACATAAAGTATTTGTTGAATGAGTTATGTATATCaaattatgcagaatatatatattaaaattgtaAGTTGGATATCACAACCTCATCATTCCCTTTCAACTCGAATATTGGAAAAATTACTGGAAATATAAAGCTTATAACATAAAGAGCTTTAGAAAATAAACCATATAAGTTTATTGCATATTAAAATTGTAAGTTGGGTATGACAGCCTCCATTTTATTTAGTAACAAAACTAGTTCCAAAAGATACTTAAATGTTTTACATATTTCAGGGTTACCATTATGTATCTTTAATTGTTAGATAATGTAAGGTTTTGTAGAACTTTTATCTTGGTCTTCTATCCACTTCGTTGAAACTAATAGAAAAAGGTTTATAAAATTATCCATTCAATCTATTAAATTCTTTTCATTTTGAAGTTCCCCAAAATACTTAACACCAATCTACAGATAATTAGTAAGAGTATCATTATAAAACGTTCAATTTATTTAATTACTCCTTaattctattttcttttactagtctcttatactaaaaaaaaaaatactattttcttctaataTAATTGCCCTTATCATTAAATATCGCCACTTCTCAAACTTATGTGTGGAGTTACAACTTTATATTTCCTTTAATAAGggtaatttaataaaataaactcttaaTTAATGATTTCATAAGAGTAGTGCAATGTCAATATTGGACTAGTAGGAAAAAAGGAcgaagtattaaatttaaaatttgatgTGACTTACCACATCAAATTAACTGGCACTAATAAATAAGTCAAATTATCAGTTTAAACTCTTCATCTAATCAAACACTATTAATGTATATAATGAAATGGGCGAGTAAAATCTTTGTTAGCTTGCAACTCACAGGAATTGTATGTTGTGATGTTGTTTGTGATTGGACCAAATTTGTTAAGAGCCTGACCAAATTAAAAggttaagggtgtgtttggtacgaaggagaatattttttcggaaaatattttttaatttttttatatttgattggattaaatgttttagaaaatatttttctcgtgAACTCATTTCCTCCGATTGGAATAAAATACTTTCCtatcaagagaaggaaaaatgtttttcaaaactctttttcaaccttcttcatcatattctccatCCCCACTAACCCACTCTCACAcccagtggcggagccaccttataggAAGGGGTGTCAAATGACACCCCTTCGCGGGAAAAATACGCTGTGTAGGTAGGTAAaacaaatatatatgtatatatatatactatgtattgactccccttaatttcttggtatgtttacttttatatattttgacacctcTTAACAAAAATTCTGGCCCCGCCACTGCTCACACCTCACCCACCCCTACCACACCCACTCACCCCCGATCTCGACATTCAAGCACGAATCCTTTGAGCGCTTCGGCAGCGGATAGCAGTATGGGCAAAGCACTCTGGTGCGGCGAGCAGCCAGTTCTTATTGCATTCACCAAGATAGTCTTGCTCGCTCCTGAACTCTGTGGCGAGTTCGGCCACTACCTCCAGGTCTGAGCTCTACTCCAGCATAGTCAACCatgattttcttttcatgatgttaatttttttttttcatttcaacagaaaaagtactttcttttcatgaggtagaaaaagtattttctttcatttcaacaaaatgatataGTGAAGAGTATTTTCTTACATTTTAACAAAATAATGTAGTAaagattatttttcttttttttcaacaaaatgagtattttcttttcatgatataaaaaaatattttctttcatttcaacaatataaatatttctttttatgatgcagaaaaaatattttctttatttcaacaaaatgagtactttcttttcatgttgtagaaaaggTACTTTCTCTTTCAaccaaaaaagagtattttccTTTTAGTTATGGAGTACAAATTTCAATGTTGTTTTGCGTGAAAAAGTAAAGAAGCACATTAGTTTTTTtaggtttgtgtgaatttttaaaagaataattaagttcttaaaaaaaataaagtctTTAAAACATTGGTTATTTGGAAGGGGGGGAGGGCAGAggaaacactagaaaatattggGGAATATGGGGAAAGGAGGGTGAGGAGAGTagtattaaaaattatttttctaaagaatatttttttactctctaaccaaatactagaaaatattttttaaaaaaaatattcactcaccaactaaataaaaaaaaaatgata
It encodes the following:
- the LOC107799122 gene encoding protein TIFY 5A, with the translated sequence MKHRIGLQLFPLLSSSSSEFRSSDHSVACSSTRKQTTIFYNAQDGECHTSELQALAILWHARREMEEKYNMSASNLRAPSLQFQLHSPYGLSLRKSLQRFLQKRRERRIQAANPY